One genomic region from Siniperca chuatsi isolate FFG_IHB_CAS linkage group LG18, ASM2008510v1, whole genome shotgun sequence encodes:
- the lrrtm4l1 gene encoding leucine rich repeat transmembrane neuronal 4 like 1, giving the protein MGPLLFDGRLTHLLFPLLLLLRAPLLFSLSERTCPNSCRCEGKTVHCDSAGFLDVPENVSVGCQGLSLRYNELHTLLPYQFAHLSQLLWIYLDHNQISAVDSRAFQGVRRLKELILSSNKITSLHNSTFHGIPNLRSLDLSYNKLEILQPGQFHGLRKLQNLHLRSNGLSNIPIRAFLECRSLEFLDLGYNRIKALTRTTFLGLQKLMELHLEHNQFSRINFFLFPRLANLRSLYLQWNRIRVVNQGLPWTWYTLQKLDLSGNEVQVLDPAVFHCLPNLQVLNLESNKLSNVSQEAVSAWISLTSISLAGNMWDCGTGICPLVAWLRNFRGSKDTTMICSSPKYLQGDKIMEATRNHGICEETDYVLTETPSPMSELISEATAEPTFAPTSGSPPLPPTSTFGPLPPFRPRPIPHPTFPGHMSKDPRDSVARTRPTPIPPPEIEHMTLHKVVVGSVALFFTMSLLLTIIYVLWRRYPGATRLLQQRSMVGRKRRKKSPEPEQNLSSQLQEYYMSYNPAATPEALEVLGNGTGSCTCTISGSRECENEYTCPRPLPGAWLGDVPTIH; this is encoded by the coding sequence GTCCATTGCTGTTTGATGGACGACTGACAcacctcctctttcctctcctccttctcttgcGGGCTCCCCTGTTGTTTAGCTTAAGTGAGCGCACCTGCCCCAATAGCTGCCGATGTGAGGGgaaaactgtccattgtgattCAGCTGGCTTCTTAGATGTCCCTGAAAACGTCTCAGTAGGCTGCCAAGGCCTCTCCCTGCGCTACAATGAACTACACACCCTGCTACCATATCAATTTGCTCACCTCAGCCAGCTTCTATGGATATACTTGGACCACAATCAGATTTCAGCTGTTGACAGCCGAGCATTCCAGGGGGTCCGCAGGCTTAAAGAGCTAATACTGAGCTCCAACAAGATCACATCCCTGCACAATTCAACATTCCATGGAATACCCAATCTTCGCAGTCTGGACTTGTCCTACAATAAATTGGAAATTCTGCAGCCAGGTCAATTCCATGGCTTACGAAAACTGCAAAACCTACACCTACGCTCAAATGGTCTCTCCAACATCCCAATTCGAGCATTCCTAGAGTGCCGAAGTTTAGAGTTTCTGGATTTGGGCTACAATCGAATCAAGGCTCTTACCCGCACCACCTTTTTGGGGCTACAGAAGCTGATGGAGTTGCATCTGGAACACAACCAGTTCTCACGTATcaacttttttctgtttccacGCTTAGCCAACCTGAGATCACTCTATCTGCAGTGGAACCGCATTAGGGTGGTCAACCAGGGCCTTCCGTGGACTTGGTATACACTGCAGAAACTCGATCTGTCTGGAAATGAAGTCCAGGTCCTGGACCCTGCTGTGTTTCACTGCTTGCCCAACCTTCAAGTCCTCAACCTGGAATCCAACAAACTGTCCAATGTGTCTCAGGAAGCAGTGTCAGCATGGATCTCACTGACCTCCATCAGCCTTGCTGGGAACATGTGGGATTGTGGAACTGGCATATGCCCACTTGTGGCTTGGTTGAGGAATTTTCGGGGTAGTAAAGACACCACTATGATATGCAGCAGCCCAAAGTATCTCCAGGGAGACAAAATTATGGAAGCCACAAGGAACCATGGTATTTGTGAGGAAACTGATTACGTTCTGACTGAAACACCCTCACCAATGTCAGAGCTAATTTCTGAAGCCACAGCTGAACCAACCTTTGCCCCTACTAGCGGCTCTCCACCTTTGCCACCAACTAGCACCTTTGGTCCTCTCCCACCCTTCAGACCTCGACCTATTCCTCATCCTACCTTTCCAGGGCATATGAGCAAAGACCCAAGAGACTCAGTAGCTCGCACTCGACCCACTCCCATACCACCACCTGAGATAGAGCACATGACACTGCACAAAGTGGTGGTGGGTAGTGTGGCACTCTTCTTCACTATGTCCCTACTCTTGACAATTATCTATGTGTTGTGGCGGCGCTATCCAGGTGCAACCAGGTTGCTGCAACAACGATCCATGGTGGGCCGGAAGCGTCGCAAAAAGAGTCCAGAGCCTGAGCAGAACCTGAGCTCCCAGCTCCAAGAGTATTACATGAGCTACAACCCTGCTGCCACACCAGAGGCATTGGAGGTGCTAGGCAATGGCACTGGTTCCTGCACTTGCACAATTTCTGGCTCCAGGGAGTGTGAG